TCCGTGAAGTCGAAGGACGCCTGCGGGTCTTCCCGCGAGTGCAGCCTTTGTTTGCCCTGCCGCCGCGGCGACGACGCCTGCCGGCCGTGCGACTTGTTCCCGGGCAGTGGGTCCGTTGGCAGCTGAACTACCGCTTCAGCAGCGCACTGGGGATCCGGGACTGGTCCTACTGGTTGGACACCTTCAACATCGCCTACGGACCGGTGACCACTGACCTGTTCTGTGGAACGCCTGACTTCTTCATCGACGAGCAGGGCCCCGTCCGCTAGCGCTGGCTGACTTGACCAGCGAGAGGTTGCGGCTCCCTGCCATCATGTGCCCGTGGTCACCATGGATTCGTCAAACGCCCCCGACCAACTACTCCGCGCCCAGCTGATGCGGGTGCTCAGCGGCATCGAGCCCTGGGACGATCAGGAGCAGACACACCTCGCTGCAACAGCAGAGTGGATCACCAGCGGAGCGCCTCTCTACAGGACGCTTAAGCCTGCCACCCCCGCGAAGCACCTGGTCAGCTACTTCGTCGTGCTCGATGAGACGCGCAAGGAGCTCCTACTTGTTGCCCACCGCAAGGCCGGCTTGTGGCTTCCCAGCGGCGGTCACGTCGAGCCGGCAGAGGATCCATGGCACACGGTCCGTCGTGAATGCCGCGAAGAGCTGCGCATCGAAGCCGTACCTGCCTCGATCACCGGGGACCGCCCGACCTTCCTCACCGTCACACGGACTCGCGGACAGGGGCAGCACACTGACGTGTCCTTGTGGTACATCCTGCGGGGAGAGGCAGGCCAGGTCACTTCCTTCGACGAAACCGAGTTCGACGCGATCAAGTGGCTCTCCTTGGACCAGGTCCTCGCCACACCAGAGGACACCCTCGACCCCCACATGCACCGATTCACTCGCAAGCTGATGAGCTTGCTTGCCCTACAGGAGCACGCGGTGATGGCCTCCGGTCACCAGGAGAAGACGTGCCTCACGTAACTGACATCCGTAGATCGCTCTGACCAGCGTGTATTTGAGTAAAACCCCAGATAACACCTGGGAGGACGTGACGGCGGAGGTCTGCGACGTGATCGTCACGTCCATGGTCGCCCTGCACCGCCTCGGC
This region of Streptomyces chromofuscus genomic DNA includes:
- a CDS encoding NUDIX hydrolase; its protein translation is MDSSNAPDQLLRAQLMRVLSGIEPWDDQEQTHLAATAEWITSGAPLYRTLKPATPAKHLVSYFVVLDETRKELLLVAHRKAGLWLPSGGHVEPAEDPWHTVRRECREELRIEAVPASITGDRPTFLTVTRTRGQGQHTDVSLWYILRGEAGQVTSFDETEFDAIKWLSLDQVLATPEDTLDPHMHRFTRKLMSLLALQEHAVMASGHQEKTCLT